The following coding sequences lie in one Polyodon spathula isolate WHYD16114869_AA chromosome 15, ASM1765450v1, whole genome shotgun sequence genomic window:
- the LOC121327623 gene encoding uncharacterized protein C3orf38-like, with amino-acid sequence MSGLSEKETEGCKAILNSLSKVELFALKDTVTNRMITVESVKEAVQAIISYSQCAEELLKRKKVHKEIIFTYLADQGVVIPPNAEKHVLVKKALEHWKTPKPIVEVRKPVAEVETDNEVHRERGNAKSCDYQVLGEEFCKWFYRILNSQNPSLELVPQEWGPQHFWEDAKLKFCYSTSEQQSEEYQGAELVSLRLLALVRDELLFFNPNLDANGLKCVSSPHGLVMVAVAGTIHRNTACLGIFEQVFGLIRAAIGNSSWKIKSVNLNITGQNVVEDGEAEHQPLPTLTYQSSELQGFYG; translated from the exons ATGTCGGGACTGTCCGAAAAGGAGACAGAGGGCTGTAAAGCGATACTAAACTCTCTGTCGAAGGTGGAGTTGTTTGCTCTGAAAGATACCGTGACAAATAGGATGATTACAGTCGAGAGTGTGAAAG AAGCAGTGCAGGCCATCATAAGTTACAGCCAATGTGCAGAGGAATTGTTGAAACGCAAGAAGGTGCACAAAGAGATAATTTTCACATACCTGGCTGACCAAGGAGTCGTCATTCCTCCAAATGCAGAAAAGCACGTGCTTGTTAAGAAGGCACTGGAGCACTGGAAGACCCCGAAGCCCATCGTGGAG GTGAGAAAACCAGTGGCAGAAGTTGAAACAGATAATGaagtacacagagagagagggaacgCCAAGAGCTGCGATTACCAGGTTTTAGGGGAGGAGTTTTGCAAGTGGTTCTATCGGATCCTCAACTCCCAGAATCCTTCACTGGAGCTGGTGCCACAAGAGTGGGGCCCCCAGCACTTCTGGGAGGACGCCAAACTCAAGTTCTGCTACAGCACCTCAGAGCAGCAGTCTGAGGAGTACCAGGGGGCAGAGCTGGTCAGCCTGCGCCTTCTTGCACTTGTAAGAGACGAGCTGCTCTTCTTTAACCCCAACCTGGATGCAAACGGGCTGAAATGTGTGTCTTCTCCCCACGGACTGGTTATGGTGGCGGTAGCTGGAACCATTCACAGGAACACTGCCTGTTTGGGCATTTTTGAACAAGTCTTTGGTCTTATCCGTGCTGCTATTGGAAACAGCAGCTGGAAAATAAAGTCTGTGAACTTAAATATCACAGGGCAAAATGTTGTGGAAGATGGGGAGGCTGAGCACCAGCCACTGCCTACATTAACATACCAGTCCAGCGAACTACAGGGCTTCTACGGATGA